The genomic DNA aaattagaaatttcattgttaactactctaaacatacttttaaactatggagtgatatatcaaatgaaaggtaaaagcatgtagaatacaacttcgatatccaaagagatatttaaattgatttcactgaaaatttccatatttattgtgaaaaaattgttttccccttttgaataccaatattttaaaaattttaatacatACAGCCACATGATACAGCTACATcgtacgtcatttgaaagcttattatctgtaattcaagaaaatttacaatattgagccgtcaagtacggccgtagctcctaatttgcataatttaaacGGGtgcccaatttgcataaatgcgatgtaaaatcagaaatttacagttaactactctaaacatactttaaaactatcgagtgatatatcaaataaaaggtatttgcatgtagaatacaactttgatatccaaagagatatttaaattgatttcactgaaatattttcatatttaaattgaaaaaatatttttcccttttgaataacaatatattaaaaattttaatacatACAGCCACATGATACAGCTACATcgtacgtcatttgaaagcttattatctgtaatttaagaaaatttacaatattgagctgtcaagtacggctgtagctcctaatttgcgtaattcacatgggtacgcAAATTACAGAAATGTGACACAACATTAGGAATTTATTAACTTCTCTaagcatactttaaactatcgagtgatatatcaaatgaaaggtatttgcatgtagaatacaaaatagataccgaaagagatattaaaatgattttattgaaatattttcgtAATTAtatagaaaaatatattttccccttttgaataacgatattttaataatttaaacacatacaactacatcatacagccacattatacggcacttgaaagcctattacctctgcttcacgaaaattgacgatatgcagctgcaaaatagagccgtaattctttaatttgcataatgcacacgggtacctaatttgcatgagtctTATATAAAATTATAACAATCCATTGTTATGTCTCTTCActtgcttttaaactatcgagtgatgtATCAAATGACAGGTATTGGCATGTAGAAAAGAACTATGAATTCAAAACACGtatctaaaatattcttattgaatatttttatttaaatcgcgaataccttgacttatttttaatattcataacaTTGTGctgtaaatatgaatattgcccacattatgcaaaataagaaaaaaatatatacaaaataagaataattcagcaacacacagaacaaatatcgctcagactgagattcagagacaATGTATGATTTTCATTGGAACCAAACACGAGCTCaataaattcatatcaaacataaaaaatgcatcctactctgaaattttcgaaagctctttTCAAATAATCACAtctttagacctcattatctgtgaaggtcatcgatgcaacaaattaacattctcgacttaagaacacacacacaaaaccaacagataccagTTTCCAGTTCATGCAATCAAACGGCAACATTTAAGGATTTGTTACAGGCGatacattacgatacattagaacaattatgccacaacaatacgatacaaaatacaagattttttcgagataaaagtaatgaaataaaaaaataagtaaaagtaattctagatcttgtttgattattactaTCTTTAGAACAATCGGATGGCATTTAATTGTTAttcgattttcattgaattgccttCGAAACCTTTGAATCGCAAAAACTAaaaaggaaaccaaaacattttcaggtcccctataggcagatcaaaactttcaagtgctcCTCTACTATCCCTCAAAATTTCGATTCCAGCCCGAATTCCTCCGCCCCTCACCACCATTATTCGTgaacgtagcctaatcacaAACATATGAAAgagaaatataagcgttacacctatgccaaacaaaacctacaacacTATATCTCCGATTCACCTGAGCATCCACAAACACAACCAGACCGAAacggtagacattctagcttcctaACTTGATCAAACTTAACTTTAGTGAAACAACGTGGTCAAGTAGGGCACACGTTTCACCCACCGAAAacgaattttaagcgactgatgaagacaactctattctcgaaaggtagcgtcaaaggatcgcagtgtcacagtagtctttCCACTCCATTGCGGGTTCAGGGCAGGATACGTAGATTAGGGGTACGTCTCGCAATGgcaaatcaacacattttacacaaaacagccaaacataacgtaaacaaaattcaaataactataagatatgaacgatgtgtggagtttgcTTTCTCTTGTTACATGTCACCTGTTGTGTCTGttgtcaaattaatcttccaGGCACAAGGTAGCTAcaactgtggcaacccttttactcatgacaaaactgtttaagaagaggATGATTAATTTGTAGAATTACTAGATGTACTGGAAATAAATGACACTGTAACGCCATGAATgacttggatcatgaatcatgccataaCTTTGACTACAGCTTACTCTCACACATTGTTTCGGCTACATagttacttttcaacaactacaatagtgtcgttcaTGGGGATCTTTTTTATGTTTGGACTTAATAGTAATGGTTGATATTTTCCAACACatctttacaaaaaaatgtCCGCATTCAAATCATTGACCATATATgttaaaaatcaatatataatatatatatatatatatatatatatatatatataacattaaaacattaaaagGTTTTCATATGCTGTGAATGGGTATATTGTACTCCATACAAAGGGCATGTTTGGAGAAACACTCTCTGTCCTGTAAAAACTAGACATCGGTTATAGATAATAATGCAGACAAGAAGAGCTATGcatgtgttttgaaacatacattaaacaaacaaaatattcatttccatACCTCATTTCAGCTGTTTTTTCTCCATGTTCTATGCACTTTTTGCACATCATAATGCATGTGGTTGCATTGACACTGCtgttaaattttttaaaataccgctattcaaaaggggaaaataactttttatactacaaatatggaaatatttcagtaaaaccactttgtatatctctttggatgtcaatttttgtttttacatgcaaatacttttcatttgatatatcactcaacAGTTTAGAAGTATGTTCAgaatagttaatgaattttctaattttatattgcattgaTGCAAATTGCTTTCCTgagtaaattatgcaaatttagggtTACGGCCTTACTTgatagttcaacattgtcaatattCTTAAAtaagagataataagctttaaaTGACGTATGATTTGGCTGTATATAGTCACtgtatgtgatgaaatatttatcatattgctattcaaaaggggaaaatacttttcaatataaatatgaaattatttCTGTGAAACCAATTGAAACATCTCTTTAGATATCCatttagtattctacatgcaaatacctttcatttgatatttcactcgatagtttaaaagcatgTTTAGAGTAGAATCagtgaatttgtaattttatattgcatttatgcaaattggatacccgtgtgaattatgcaaattaggggctatgaCCCCACTTGACAGTTCAACATAGTCAATGTTCTtgtagtagagataataagctttcaaattatgtatgatgtagctgcatgttgtagctgtatgtgttaaaagttttaaaatattgttattcaagagaggaaaatcttatttacaatgtaaatttaGTACTTACTCGATCGGATTCAACTCATGACGTAAGTCACCATTCAAAACTACTGTGTAAAATGAGGAATGTAGAATTAAGGTGGTACATTAACAGAGCTAAGTTCTTGCACTTTCCACACGCTGCAAAGTTCATGAAGAACTCACTATACCATACATGGGCCACAAAGCATTGAATACATCGCTAAATCTTGCTTCAGGTAACCTCGGCAACAGTTGTGCATTAACAGAACTACCCATCCTGTAttgaaaattcagtaaaataGAGGGATTGATAAAGAGCAAGGCACTCATGGCACTTACATTCTGTATACTATACTGAAATAATAGTTTAAATTATACGTCTCATATCCAGATGTAGAGGTGTAAGGCATAAGCCTACTTTGTTACATACATGTTTGTTCCCTTTTCAGATTATGAGGAATCGAAATATTGTCAATGGCTATCTCTTCCTATTGTGGATGATGTTGACACTTCGTCCTGCAAATGAGGCTTCGGAGAACAAGGAAAAACTTCGTCCTACGAATAAAGCGTCGGAAAATAGGGAAAAAATTAAGTATAACGTTTAAACATCGTAAAACTCTCATTTAATTGATAACTATTGGTTATTGAAATATAACGTTTCCCTCAAATGaatatcaacattgaaaatTTAGGTGGATTGCAGCTGCTGAAATAGTGTTTTCTGCAAACcatgtttttttattcaactcGAATCTTACTTCTTATCGTTTTCCTTTTTAACCTCTTGTTGCCCTCTTCCACCAACATACTGCACTATTAAaatgctacatatagtgattgTTGAATTCACacttaaaaatactgcaaactaAGCGGCGATCACTATATTTAAACCGAAAAGTACCAAATGGAACAAACTGAGTCAATATAACAACacttttcaataaatatttctgACAGGATGTATCGACGGCACCCGTCCTGCAAGTTTAACTTTTAAAGGAATACTACAATTTACACCAGTCCTGTACgaaggacatctgtatacatgTCCCTCGATTTCCTATTATTACtacaggggaaattttaatctCAGCTTGTAATCACTTTGCAGGCAATCGGTTATTTTACCTCGTGCAATTTTAAATTATCACCCTTTTCTCATAAGGGCTTTGTTTTTTCAATATGTTTACAGGAGAGAAAGCATTAAATGACACTGAAGAAGACGCTCCTGCCCCAGATTCACCGTTGTTGGAAAGcggaaataaaaaatgtttaaatctaACCGACGTGCACGGTACGTACATGACAGTCATTTCATTAATCGAGCGAAGAGCTTCTTACCGACGACGAGGTGTCAGTTAAAAACACTTCACTTTGCTGGCATTACTAATATATTACTTATCATGAAATTTTACAGTCACCTTTTCTCACAATCAATGTTGTTTCGATTTGTCTACAGGAGTGAAGGCATTAACAGACACTGAAATATACGCACCACCGTCAGATAACTTGTACATTTACCTGGAAGAAGGTTCATCATTGTTGTTGGATAGCGGTAGAAAATTTGACAAGAACAATCCAATCTGTGTAAATCTTACAGACGGGCAGGGTATGTACATGACACGTATTTCATCAATCTGATGAATGGTTGACGTTTACACATAAGAAACGGCTTGTTGCCAATGTAGATATCATCATCATGCTAAACACGGTAGCAAGTAACCTCACTTATGGCCTGTTACCGAGGTTGATTTTTGCAAAgcctatctttcatgtcacatATTGAGCTTTTTCTCGTTTACAATCGCGATTGCGTGTACGACTTATGCACTGTACATATGTTTGGTTCTGTCGTCAGGAAACACGTCTACCATTGTATGCACCGATGGAGTGCCACAAATCGAAAATTCAACTGGTTTTGAATTGCTAATAAGTAATAATGAGACGTCTAAATTGACGCTGAAAATACTGAAAGTCAACGCCAGCTACCATGATGAGTCTCATTTCGCCTGGTGGTTAGTTAATAATGATGAAGAGTTTGGTCACACACATGTTTTTGTAAGAGGTGAGAAAGATCTGTCCGTTTTGTATTATTTGGTTTTCCTAAGCAACTGTTCGATATTTTTCTCGACGGCAAATAATTTGGACAAATTATTTCGGTTTtgataaaaatggaaaaagatTTTTGGGAAGCTTTGCTATTTACCCAGGCTTTCTTAATCGAAAAGAATACTCTTATAAAGATTTATGAAATCATACATGTTAAAAATTTGACACAGTTTTCAATGGTAAGCTCTCGTGAAAAACCGGAGCTCAATTTTTCTGAGAAGTATGTATTCCTGAATTTTAATAAATTGTAGACCACAAATGAGCCCGGAAATCTGCTGTTCGAAAGTACACGATTATTAAAAGGAGAACATCGCAAGATGATTTCAAGGAATTGTCTTAATTTAACAATCAtgtgtttcatattttcaccTTCACAGAAAAAGGGTCACATCAAAGCAGAGCGATTATAATGCAACACACCAATGTTTCGCTGGTAATGTATATTGCTGATAAAGATATACCAGATGTTGGAATAGAAAATGAAGGAGGCAATCATCTTTTCAACCTTAACATTACTAACGGAACCTTAACAGATTGTAACCAACACACAGATATGACAGTATCtgtgttttttaaaaataagcATCTGTCCCTAAATTTCGAGAATGTGACGAAAGAAATGGAAGGAAATTATCCTGTGACGTTAACATTCGGTCTCGGTTACTCGTCTAAGATGACGTTTTATCTAACAGTCACAGGTAAGAGTGATACATCAAGATTGTCAAAATCATTACATCCAATGTCAATAAGATCCAAGGTCCTTATCATCATATCTCGCAACATCTCGCATCTCTTTCCACGAGCTTTGATAACAGTTCAAAACAAACGATTCTTTCAAGCTGTGCGCTTTCGCCGTGGTGAAACAgaacaatatttgattttacaaaattacattCACGGGCACTTTCTCCTTATGTCGATAAAATGACCATTCGATTCCATCGGTTGCAGAAATACTGCCGACGTGTAACTGTAGTTTGGATAACAAAGAGTTGGGCACATTAATGGAGTGCAATTGCAAAGATGAAACTCCCTCGACGATATTTAGAGGGAGCAACGTTACGATACAAACAACGACCTCTAAGGTAATAACCCGGCATCCgtcttcatttttgtttgaaagaaaaaaattattataaatgcactgtactttatatatatacacagacacagacacacacagacacagacacacacatatatatatatatatatatatatatatatatatatatatatatatatatatatatatatatatatatatatatatatatatatatatatatatagtcgtCTGGCTTACCAATGACATTTTCACCCATGTCACCTGCACAAACATCATTCCTCGTGGGAATTTTAAAAGTGAACATCTGTAACGAAAGTGTTTTTTCAACTAGATGAATCGTCCGAACCAAACCTTTAATTACGGAAAAACTTATTATTCTTACATTGCTAGATCTGTCGGAAATCTTGCAAGGTTTAAACCTGTTTAAAGTTTAAGAAAGAAGGGGGAATCTTTATATTTAAATCTGAGCTAAGTTGTAAATCCTCTTTCTAAGTGGTAAAATCTAACTGAACGTCAATCCTTCTGTATCTGTACATGTTTGAGGAAATTCTGACTGATCTGTTGAACGGGGCAACTCGGGAAGTTGCATGCCACAATAATAATTGCTACTTCTACCACTATACGCACATGAAATCTGGAGAATCCAATGCTTGTCGTGGATGCTTCTCACATCTTAACAAATGCTTaacactgtctgtctgtctgtctgtctatctgtctgtctgtctgtctgtctgtctgtctctctctctctctctctctctctctctctctctctctctctctctctctctctctctctcttctctctctctctcagtcaaTAATCGTATATCATTTAGGAGAATTAAAATTCAAGAAAAGGAATTGTCCCAAACCTAAGGGCCCTATTCAGTGTTTTTTCTTAtacaatgaaaataataaagaGTGTAAAAAGTGTTGCGACGAACGTATCTATCCCAACACTACAGGTGTGTACAATGTAAtgcaatattatcataaatGTATTATGATCATATACGTTAGGAATGCTGAATGTATTTTCATGTCAGACGTTTGGAATTTTTAGTTTCGACAAAAGACTGAAAGGCAGATCGTGCACACTTTGTTTCAAGACCAAAGTCATGATTTTAGTTTGAACTACATATTTGTCGTTATCTGTATGCGTGCCCACGACATTTCCTTAGTTCGACAATAGTGCTTGGCAGTAATAGTTTTGTTGGACGTTATCCTGACTTATTGTTTCCAAATTTCCATTTCTACAGCTTAAGAAGTAATTAACAATAAATTCTGgcgataatttatttttttgcatgTTAGAAACGGAGAAAAATTGTACGACTTTGACAACACCCGTTCCGAAGTCCGATACCAATCCTAATTCTTGTTGGTCAGGTCAGTCATTCACAACATTACTATAATTTTTCTCATgggatcaaaattattgacgAATCATAAACTGTCGTTTCAAATAAAGGTGCAGTGACCAATGAGATTGTGTAGCCTTTTTGCATACAATAGCCCAATTGTTGAAAGTAATATTCTGAATTACACTGTGAAAGATTCGTCATTGTCAGCATCTATATTAATGCCATACTAGTCAAGGTAACATGTGACTCTTTGATATTCGTTGAGATTTATTTAAAAATTTCCGGCCACAGTTCAAATACAACATTTGGTCATCCTTTTTACACCGGTTATTTCACTCACTGACGAAATTATGCGTGTCAAATCTACACAAGGAAACAAATCACATATAAACGTATTATACTAAGAAATTTAAACGCCATGGCCTATCCGTTCCTCAAGAcctttcattattttgccagAACATTGAAAGTTGAGtgcattttgatatattttcgtaGGATTAGTGTCTTTTAGACGTGGCAGGAGAACTATATGTTGGCTAATTAATGAGATCTGGACTTTACCAGTGTCCCTTGGCATCGTAGATAGGTTACGAAGAACAAGTAAACTTATATTTAATTCTTGCCTTTTACTAACTTGCATTTACCTCCAGGTACCTGCTTTATTGCTGTTGTAGTACTTGAAGGAATAATAATACTCGTCCTTGCCGGTGTCATTgcgtacatgtatttccatCGAAAAAAGGTAAATAGCGACGTAAAATAACACATCTAAGCAGGCAAAGTGGTTTATTCGAGCAGGGACCACTCTCATACAGACCTTGCCGAGCCGTGAGCATCGAACGTTGCGTAAAACATAAAACTATGTGATTTTTGTGCAGTTATATTTGAACACTGAGCGGCATACCGATAAACCGATTTGAAATTTCtaagaaaatttagaaaatctaCATATTTCTAATGTTCAACTTTCAATCGATTTCTTCATGTAAGTATTTGAATGAATGAGGAAATAGACACACTGTCGTTAGAGCATAATACTTGACGGTCATTCAAATGTTCGACCCACTTATTATTTGGCAGTTTGAAGTGTTAGTGACATTATGCAAAAGTTTGTGAAATAACAGACTGGGGTGATCAAATTGATTAATTACACAACGATAATGAAAGGAAACATAAAGACGTATAGAAAAGCAAACTAGCGATAATTATTGAGTGGGTACTCCTACATGGTTGCTACAAACAATTTTCGGTTATTTGTGTTTCAATATGAGTTTGGAGGGAATTGCAGGGATTAGTTGCAGCATACGGAatactaattcacttccggatTCAGATAGTTGGGGTGAAAAATAGTGCCGACCTTTaagttttgatacctgcattgatgcttgtttggtttgaacttgaatttgaagtgtttttgaaaataaagttgcctgcttgaatcaaaatgcagactgctGTGAATTATGGCTGTAGCATTCTGTGTTTATATCAGGAGATATAAGGCCAATGAAAATCATAGCAATGAGCATGAATTTCTGCAAAAGCATCACTGCGGgcgttattttcatcatttttatcaaaatttccatGGCCTTActcacacgaaaaattaatcagtatcAAGCTGACGTTAACCTAACACGTTtcaagaggattcgtgccgcttaATGTTTTAAACTAGCGAAATTCAAGTCAACGCTACTATGATGGCCTATGATTTTTCGGGGAAGGGCATGATTTGTAAATCAGCTTATTTTGTCGTTATGGTGCAATGGTGAACTATCAAATTCAGCAGCTTGTGGAAGCCACCTTATATGTAAGAAATAACGCAAAATACTTGTGAAAATGGTATTCTACAGCAAAATCATTATTGTCACAGCAAAATGTCCTTTTCACCTATAGCTGCAaattatatgattttttttttttatgattttatttttaaaccaacGTTGGTTAGTGTAAATGTGCTGattgaaggacatgtataggCGTATCACAGCTGCCTGATTCGACCACGACTTCATATTTTAAGACGTTAATAATAAACGGGTACCGCACCcgtaaaatggcgccccatAGAAAAGTactaaaatgcattatttcGTGCCCATACACATTATAATCATCCAAGAAActagcatgatgccatttacttgaatgcacccACACGAAGGCCGACCGTATGTTGTcgtaatatttattttctctgtcacataaTTTGCTtctgaaaatggcaggaaatctaaaatgatggtaaaacgtttgaatttacatgccactttcgatacttatgacagtgttataaaCCTTTCAGTCTTAATGGGTCTTagtcaaagaaaactcttggaaaacttaggatattttgagatcggtttattacacattcacagCTATAGCAACTTTAAGGCCTTAAAAATCGCCTTTTCTAATATTTCAATATCTTTTTGATAGTTACATGATATTATCTTAAATAAGTTTTTTTCTGCACATCGCTCTAAAATTTGATAATCATAGAGTATGTATTTAAGAAATATCTTATCGACCATAGTTGAGGAGTACGTAAGGTAAATGCGATTTCAGCATATGCGTGTTACTTTGCAATACCAATACGCTTGTTCGCTGCCAGCTAACTTTACGTTCAATTGTCGGCTTTAGAGAACATTGTAATATCTTCTTccatgtgtttgaattatttcagaacTTCAGACAATAGTTTGATGCTTTATCAGAATTAGAGGACATTGTTATTCAATTAGTGTGCATAGCAATCTAGAGGAATAAAGGGCAACTGTATATTTCATTGGACTGACACTGGTTTGTTAACGATGCGCTATCGTAGACCCTATTTCAGTGTCACTTAAATTCCTTGCTCGGTAAGACACTTATATTCTGTCGGTAGTTTAGAAAGGCTGAGTCATAGCGGAAGCCTGAGGGGAACTAAAGAAACTATCACTGTCACTTATGTATCCCACTATAATAATTCAGAATTATAATAGAGATTGCTCAATTGTAAAGTACACATTATCATGATTAGAACCTTAAGGTAGCtatataccttttagacactttcagatttttattttttctcaattgagcacgtcccaaaccccaataaagtatacattttctgaaagccctgatatagagctatccgaccaagcacaatacacggtcattatttgcaaaaGAATCACGTGACAAgagttttgctgaaccttccaaggcttgtcaatgaagaaattccaaccggaaatcttgcaccgtgtttgcataaggcgggaaaaaccggtttttggaaggttcagcaaaacgcttgtcacgtgactcttatgcaaataatgactgtgtactgtgcttggtcggatagctctatatcagggctttcagaaaatgtatactttattggggtttgggacgtgttcaattgagaaaaaaataaaaatctgaaagtgtctaaaaggtatgtagctaccttaagtcGGTGTTGGTAGTGGGCATTTCGTTTGTACATTCTCAAGGTATTACTACCCTTTtaagtaatagagcgcgaagccactgcagtgaactgcaataaaactgctcacactaattagtttcagctgtaaccagctggcaaagtcgacaacattgtatgtcccatgcagacagtttgtctggggaagttgaaataaaaaagatttgtacatggaccagtgcatggtaatgttacattgtatcttaatcttgaacacagggtgccaatcgtaaactctcatttacaattcgagcctcagacagagctagttttgcctttgtacaagcagactttttggtctttatcaagtagccttgttcaacaccaaagtggccacggctacagctgaaactaattagtgtaagcagtttattgcagttcactgcagtggcttcgcgctcttttactgaaaatggttgtataaATACGGTTTTAGTCGCAATATTTTCGTAATTAGATTCCTGTTGTTCGTCAAGTGCAGAATCAAAGAGATCCAGAACCCGATATGCCAATGGATATTGTGAGTAAATTCTGTGCTTTTGTATCTCATGGTCAATGGTGTTT from Ptychodera flava strain L36383 chromosome 12, AS_Pfla_20210202, whole genome shotgun sequence includes the following:
- the LOC139145548 gene encoding uncharacterized protein; translation: MFTGEKALNDTEEDAPAPDSPLLESGNKKCLNLTDVHGVKALTDTEIYAPPSDNLYIYLEEGSSLLLDSGRKFDKNNPICVNLTDGQGNTSTIVCTDGVPQIENSTGFELLISNNETSKLTLKILKVNASYHDESHFAWWLVNNDEEFGHTHVFVREKGSHQSRAIIMQHTNVSLVMYIADKDIPDVGIENEGGNHLFNLNITNGTLTDCNQHTDMTVSVFFKNKHLSLNFENVTKEMEGNYPVTLTFGLGYSSKMTFYLTVTEILPTCNCSLDNKELGTLMECNCKDETPSTIFRGSNVTIQTTTSKSIIVYHLGELKFKKRNCPKPKGPIQCFFLYNENNKECKKCCDERIYPNTTETEKNCTTLTTPVPKSDTNPNSCWSGTCFIAVVVLEGIIILVLAGVIAYMYFHRKKIPVVRQVQNQRDPEPDMPMDIINHQDNHRENSQGQSDSENASQSDQQDNNTTEPTQGPSDSENASEHDQQDNNEANNQDSKEASENDEDDNEIQDETTPFMGNTNSLEPQTQSRSQTVPKASLESLDEKTSEGNASDDDTTHCKNSGR